From the Acidilutibacter cellobiosedens genome, one window contains:
- a CDS encoding ATP-binding protein has product MENNGLIYPFSAIVGQEDMKKALILNIINPRLNGVLIRGEKGTAKSTAVRALADILPEREQIADCIFSCDPNDDSFWCENCRANFNKETGKIKKGKMRVINLPVSATEDRVVGTLDIEQAIKKGEKRFEPGILAEANRNILYVDEVNLLDDHVVDVLLDAAAMGVNSIEREGISYTHPSRFVLIGTMNPEEGDLRPQLIDRFGLVVDVRGERDVDSRVEVIKRRLSFEADPKKFVKEYENEQKELAGRMENAKKILNDVVYSEGCLSVAAEIAIAMKVDGHRADITFMKAAVTNTAYRGDTKVDKEDLFIAAKLSLPHRMRKKPFEEGVIDFDRINDIIEKSVL; this is encoded by the coding sequence ATGGAAAACAACGGGTTGATATATCCTTTTTCTGCTATAGTGGGACAAGAAGATATGAAGAAGGCTTTGATATTAAATATTATAAATCCTCGTTTAAATGGGGTTCTGATAAGAGGGGAGAAAGGAACAGCAAAATCTACGGCAGTAAGAGCACTGGCGGATATTCTTCCTGAGAGGGAACAAATAGCAGACTGTATTTTTTCCTGTGACCCTAATGATGATAGCTTTTGGTGCGAAAACTGCAGGGCTAATTTCAACAAAGAAACCGGAAAAATCAAAAAAGGGAAAATGAGAGTGATTAACCTCCCCGTCAGTGCCACGGAAGACAGGGTTGTGGGGACATTGGATATAGAGCAGGCAATAAAAAAAGGAGAGAAAAGATTTGAACCGGGAATCTTGGCGGAAGCCAACAGAAATATTTTATATGTAGATGAGGTAAATCTTTTGGATGACCATGTGGTTGATGTACTGTTAGACGCAGCAGCTATGGGGGTTAACTCCATTGAAAGAGAAGGAATCTCCTATACTCACCCCTCAAGATTTGTCCTGATAGGAACCATGAATCCTGAAGAAGGGGATTTGCGGCCTCAGCTCATAGACAGGTTTGGACTTGTGGTGGATGTACGGGGTGAAAGAGATGTTGATTCACGGGTTGAAGTAATTAAACGAAGACTTAGTTTCGAGGCAGATCCCAAAAAATTCGTAAAAGAATATGAAAATGAACAGAAAGAATTGGCCGGTCGGATGGAAAATGCGAAGAAAATATTAAATGATGTGGTTTATTCGGAAGGATGCTTAAGTGTTGCAGCAGAAATTGCCATAGCCATGAAAGTAGACGGTCATAGGGCGGATATAACTTTTATGAAGGCAGCAGTAACCAATACTGCTTACAGAGGAGATACAAAGGTAGATAAAGAAGATCTTTTTATAGCCGCAAAGCTGTCCCTTCCCCATAGAATGAGAAAAAAACCATTCGAGGAGGGAGTCATTGATTTTGACAGAATCAATGATATTATTGAAAAATCGGTGTTGTAA
- a CDS encoding magnesium chelatase subunit D family protein produces MFSNCFPFSAVLGQDRIKRALILNIINPNIGGVLISGEKGTAKSTLVRGFSNIIDSMDVVELPLNITEDRLVGSIDIKKAVNDGQKTFEKGILYKAHNQILYVDEINLLSEHIVNILLEVLSTGINVVEREGISYSHPSKFILVGSMNPEEGLLRPQLLDKFGLYVEAKGETNVENRTEIIRRRLEYEKNPKKFCLKWEKKDIKIKEIIDMGKEIIKRIKVEDEDYGFAVGLAKQGNCLGHRADIILIETAKAIAAFNQRNRIMEDDIKEAASYVLPHRIRELTPLEESETSMDDNRMERNNTENSPREDSDTVQKPLPEEENMTSDTKKEGIKESIEDIVGGKQKININMDFGKKFSNKGSGKRAKVKTDSSKGRYVKYKMPKGKVKDIAFDATLRVAACNQRNRDKKGMAICIKSQDIREKVREKHTGATILFTVDASGSMGAKRRMGAVKGAVLSLLKDAYQKRDNIGVIAFRKDKAEVLLNITRSVDLAEKCLKKLPTGGKTPLAAGLYSAYQVLKADKIKNPDSLQYLIIVSDGKANVPLKSENALEDAFIMGEKIRNEGIKTMVIDTERNYIEYGFAKELAKKMDSEYIKISQISKTDINASIKSLLDINR; encoded by the coding sequence ATGTTTAGCAATTGTTTTCCTTTTTCGGCGGTATTGGGTCAGGATAGGATTAAAAGGGCTTTGATACTGAATATAATTAATCCGAACATAGGCGGGGTTCTTATAAGCGGAGAAAAGGGGACAGCTAAGTCTACATTGGTAAGAGGATTTTCAAATATAATTGATTCTATGGATGTAGTGGAGCTGCCTTTAAATATTACCGAAGATAGGCTTGTGGGAAGTATAGACATAAAAAAGGCCGTAAATGATGGGCAAAAAACATTTGAAAAGGGAATTCTATATAAAGCCCATAATCAGATATTGTATGTTGACGAAATAAACTTATTAAGCGAGCATATCGTAAATATACTTTTAGAAGTTTTATCCACCGGAATTAATGTAGTAGAACGGGAGGGAATATCATATAGCCATCCTTCAAAATTTATATTGGTAGGTTCCATGAACCCAGAAGAAGGTCTTTTAAGACCTCAGTTGTTGGACAAGTTCGGTTTGTATGTGGAAGCTAAAGGAGAAACAAATGTAGAGAATAGAACAGAAATTATTAGAAGGCGGTTGGAATATGAAAAGAACCCTAAGAAATTTTGTTTAAAATGGGAAAAGAAAGATATAAAGATAAAAGAAATAATTGATATGGGCAAAGAAATAATAAAGAGGATTAAAGTAGAGGATGAGGATTACGGATTTGCAGTGGGCCTGGCAAAGCAGGGGAATTGTTTGGGACACAGGGCAGATATAATATTAATTGAAACCGCCAAAGCTATAGCGGCTTTTAATCAAAGAAATAGAATAATGGAAGATGATATTAAAGAAGCAGCATCTTATGTACTGCCTCATAGAATAAGAGAATTGACACCTCTTGAAGAGTCAGAAACATCTATGGATGATAATAGAATGGAAAGAAACAATACCGAAAATTCTCCGAGGGAGGATAGCGATACAGTTCAGAAACCTTTACCTGAAGAAGAAAATATGACTTCAGATACTAAAAAAGAAGGAATAAAAGAAAGTATAGAGGACATTGTAGGCGGAAAGCAAAAGATAAATATTAATATGGACTTCGGAAAAAAATTCAGCAATAAAGGTTCGGGAAAGAGAGCCAAAGTAAAGACGGATAGCAGTAAAGGAAGATATGTAAAGTACAAGATGCCTAAGGGAAAAGTAAAGGATATAGCTTTTGATGCCACTCTTAGGGTAGCGGCCTGTAATCAGAGAAACAGGGATAAAAAGGGGATGGCTATATGCATAAAGTCTCAGGATATACGAGAAAAGGTCAGAGAGAAACATACAGGGGCAACGATTTTATTTACGGTAGATGCAAGCGGCTCTATGGGAGCAAAGAGAAGGATGGGAGCTGTAAAGGGAGCGGTGCTTTCATTATTAAAAGATGCGTATCAGAAGAGGGACAATATTGGCGTTATTGCCTTCAGAAAAGATAAGGCAGAAGTACTATTGAATATTACAAGAAGTGTGGACTTAGCCGAAAAATGCCTCAAAAAATTGCCTACGGGAGGGAAAACACCCTTAGCCGCAGGGCTTTACAGCGCATATCAGGTTCTTAAAGCAGATAAGATAAAAAATCCCGATTCTTTGCAATATCTTATTATAGTTTCCGACGGGAAGGCAAATGTTCCTCTGAAATCGGAAAATGCTTTGGAAGATGCCTTTATCATGGGAGAAAAAATAAGGAATGAAGGCATTAAAACTATGGTAATCGATACGGAAAGAAACTATATTGAATATGGGTTTGCAAAGGAATTAGCAAAAAAGATGGACAGCGAATATATAAAAATCAGTCAAATATCAAAGACGGATATTAATGCAAGTATAAAAAGTTTGCTTGATATAAATAGATAA